CGGCGACCTCGGGAGGGGGCGCGTTGCGGCCCGTGACCGCCACGCGCAGGCCGTCTGCCTGGAGGCGCACGGCGATCGCTGCTCCGAGCCCCGAGGTGCCGCCGGTGACGAGTGCGACGCGGCGGGTGTCGCCGGTTGTGTCGGTCATGGGATGCCTTTCATGGCGAGGGGGATGCGGGAGTCGGGCGCTACCCGACGTCGGCGTCGCGATGCGTGAAGGCGCCGCCTGCGAGCGTGGCGCGCACCGGGATCGCGTGGATGTCGGACACGGCGACCTCGCGCGGGTGGGCGTCGAGCAGCACCATGTCGGCGAGCTGACCGGGAGCCAGCCGGCCCTTGCGCGCCTGCTGACCCGTGACCTCGCTCGAGCCGACGGTGGCGGCGTGCACCGCCTCATCCACCGAGATGCGCTCGTGCGCGCCGTAGTCGAGACCCTCCTCGCTGCGCCGCTCGACGAACGACTGGATGCCCAGCAGGGGAGCGCCGGGCGCCACCGGGCGGTCGGAGGAGAAGGCGAGCGGCAGGCCGGCGTCGAGCTGGCTGCGCGCGCGGATCGACCACTCGCCGCGCTGCTGCCCGACGGGGCCGCGGATGCCCTCGCCGAAGGAGGGGATGAAGCTCGGCTGCACCACGCAGGCGACCTGCAGCGCCGCGAGCCGCTCGAGCTGGTCGGGTCGCACGACCATGCCGTGCTCGACGCGGTTCGGCACCGACGGGGTGCCGTTCGCCCGAATGGCCTCCTCGATCGCGTCGAGCGCGAAGTCGAGGGCCGCGTCGCCGACGGCGTGCAGCGCGAGCGACCAGCCGGCCGCGGCCGCTTCGAGGACGCGCGTGCGCATGATCTCCGGATCGTCCTGCAGGTAGCCGTGGTAGCCGGGGCAGCCCTCGTAGTCCTCGCGCATCTGCGCGGTGCGGCCGAGGATCGAGCCGTCGGTGAACACCTTCACCGGGCCCAGCTGCAGCCAGTCGTCGCCCCAGCCGGTGCGCATGCCGGCGCCGAAGCCGCGCCGCGCCGCCTCGTCGGCGTGCCCCGGGATCGCCTGCAGCGCGTCCATCACGGGCATCACCTGCATGCGGGTGCGCAGCAGGCCGGCATCCCGCGCCGACTGGTAGGCGGCCAGCTCTGCGGGGGCGTGACCGATCCAGCCGCCCGCGACCCCCGCATCCGTCACGCTCGTCAGCCCTTCGCGGGCGTAGTGCTCGGTGGCGAGCGCGAGCGCGCGTTCGATCGTGGCCAGCGGGTAGGGGAGCAGGATGTCCTGCACGAGCGTCATCGCGCGCTCCTCGAGCACGCCGGTGGGCCTGCCGGCGTCGTCGACGCGGATGACGCCACCCTCGAGGGCGGGCACGTCGCGGTCGTCGACGCCCGCGAGCGCGAGCCCGGCGGTGCTCGCCTGGCCGGAGTGGCCCGAGGCGTGCTTGATCCAGACCGGGCGACCGCCGCTCGCGGCGTCGAGGCGGTCGCGGTCGGGGTGGGTGCTGCCGAGCAGCACCGGGTTGTAGCCGGCGGCGACAACCCACGCGCCCGCCTCCGTCGTCTGCGCCTGCGCCTCGATCACGCGGTAGATGTCGTCGAGCGAGGTCACGGCCGAGAGATCGGCGTCCATCAGCGTGGTGCCGAACCAGACGCTGTGCGCGTGCACGTCGTTGAAGCCCGGCAGCAGCGCCAGGCCGCCGGCGTCGATCGTCTCGCGGGCCTCGAGCCCGTCGAGCTGCTCATCGAGCGCCACCACGCGGCCGTCGAGCACGGCAAGCGCGCTCGCCTCCGGCCGCTCGGCATCGCGGGTGTCGATGCGCGCGTTCCGCACGATCAGGTCGACGATCATCGGCTGGCTCCTTCGAACGGATGCGCAGTCCGGTCGGCCACAGGATCGTTCTGGACCCGAAACGCGCGCGTCACAAACATCATATGTACTATCTACACCACGGCAACGAAGCCGAACCCGTGGCACCCCTGCCCGTCCCCTCGGAGATGCACCCTATGGCAACCAGCACAGCACCCAGTTCCCCGTCCGCGGCCCAGGCGAACGTCAAGCGCCTGCGCCGTGTCGCGATGACCTCCTTCATGGGCACCGCGATGGAGTGGTACGACTACTTCATCTACGGACTGCTCGCCGCGCTCGTGTTCGACGAGCTCTTCTTCCCGAGCTTCGACCCGGCCGTCGGCACCGTGCTCGCCCTGCTGAGCTTCGGCATCGGCTTCGTCGCCCGCCCGGTGGGCGCGGTCATCTTCGGCCACCTCGGTGACCGCATCGGCCGCAAGAAGACGCTCATCATCACGTTGCTGGTGATCGGTCTCTCCACCGGAATCATCGGCCTGCTGCCGACCTTCGACGCCATCGGCTTCGCGGCTCCCATCATCCTCACCGCGCTGCGCTTCATCCAGGGCCTCTCGCTCGGCGGCGAGTGGAGCGGCGCGGTGCTGCTCGCGGTCGAGCACGCCCCGGCCAAGCAGCGCGCGTTCTACGGCGCGATGCCGCAGTACGGCTCGCCGGTCGGCACCCTCGTGTCGTCGGGTGTCGTCGCAGCCGTGACGCTGCTGCCCCACGATCAGCTGCTCGCCTGGGGCTGGCGCATCCCGTTCCTGCTCTCGTTCGTCTTCCTGGCCGTCGCGCTCTACATGCGCCTGCGCGTCGAGGAGTCGCCGGTGTTCACCGATGTCGTGCAGGTGCAGGTCGCCGAGAAGATCGCGCAGGAGCACCGCAAGCCGCTGCCGCTCGTCGAGGTCTTCCGCCACGCGGGCGGCAGGGTGCTGATCGTCATCGCCACGGTGCTGTTCGCCTCCGGCGGCTTCTTCCTCATGACCACCTACGCGGTGAGCTTCGGCACCGGGGAGCTCGGCATGGAGCCGTGGCAGCTGCTCACCGCCACGATGATCGGTGCGGTGCTCGAAGCCGTCGGCATCTACATCGGCGCGAGGCTCGGCGATCGCTGGGGCGCCTGGAAGACCGTCGCCTACGGCGGCATCCTCGCGGT
The window above is part of the Agrococcus sp. ARC_14 genome. Proteins encoded here:
- a CDS encoding amidohydrolase, which gives rise to MIVDLIVRNARIDTRDAERPEASALAVLDGRVVALDEQLDGLEARETIDAGGLALLPGFNDVHAHSVWFGTTLMDADLSAVTSLDDIYRVIEAQAQTTEAGAWVVAAGYNPVLLGSTHPDRDRLDAASGGRPVWIKHASGHSGQASTAGLALAGVDDRDVPALEGGVIRVDDAGRPTGVLEERAMTLVQDILLPYPLATIERALALATEHYAREGLTSVTDAGVAGGWIGHAPAELAAYQSARDAGLLRTRMQVMPVMDALQAIPGHADEAARRGFGAGMRTGWGDDWLQLGPVKVFTDGSILGRTAQMREDYEGCPGYHGYLQDDPEIMRTRVLEAAAAGWSLALHAVGDAALDFALDAIEEAIRANGTPSVPNRVEHGMVVRPDQLERLAALQVACVVQPSFIPSFGEGIRGPVGQQRGEWSIRARSQLDAGLPLAFSSDRPVAPGAPLLGIQSFVERRSEEGLDYGAHERISVDEAVHAATVGSSEVTGQQARKGRLAPGQLADMVLLDAHPREVAVSDIHAIPVRATLAGGAFTHRDADVG
- a CDS encoding MFS transporter, translating into MATSTAPSSPSAAQANVKRLRRVAMTSFMGTAMEWYDYFIYGLLAALVFDELFFPSFDPAVGTVLALLSFGIGFVARPVGAVIFGHLGDRIGRKKTLIITLLVIGLSTGIIGLLPTFDAIGFAAPIILTALRFIQGLSLGGEWSGAVLLAVEHAPAKQRAFYGAMPQYGSPVGTLVSSGVVAAVTLLPHDQLLAWGWRIPFLLSFVFLAVALYMRLRVEESPVFTDVVQVQVAEKIAQEHRKPLPLVEVFRHAGGRVLIVIATVLFASGGFFLMTTYAVSFGTGELGMEPWQLLTATMIGAVLEAVGIYIGARLGDRWGAWKTVAYGGILAVVLVVPIAFMLGSGVEVLVIAAIAIGIGMLGIPYGPLGTMLSELFPARYRYSGVAVSYNIGGMIGGFVPSIAGAFALVVGSAVVVIPVLLGIIMLLCVIGGFIAGHVLSRQQETIEA